A single genomic interval of Acidobacteriota bacterium harbors:
- a CDS encoding Fic family protein: MGRRDRRGCDYDAYVPDPLYGWDLTLQADLAADIADAEAAIRRINDAGVAAVNLEGVARLLLRAESVASSRIEGVNAGPHRLLQAEAILARGGDAADRAAVEVLGNIAAMEAAIAIGTTTSPITLDDLLAIHDALMAQSSTPHLGGRVRTTQNWIGGRAFNPCSASFVPPPPDRVLALLDDLLAYMNGDDHSPVVQAALVHAQFETIHPFGDGNGRAGRALIHVVLRRRGLSPRFVPPVSRALAAWATEYVAGLTTFRHRGAADSAQRSAGAQAWLRTFAAAVRLSCADAEAYAAKVRVLTDDWHRRLGRVRAASAVDLLLGVLPGTPVLTVESAAHLIDRSTMRAGEAVNRLANAGILRQRNVGRRRYRVFEAEDVVRHLAELDEG; this comes from the coding sequence ATGGGACGACGAGACAGGCGTGGGTGCGACTACGACGCCTACGTTCCGGATCCCTTGTATGGGTGGGATCTCACCCTGCAGGCCGATCTGGCGGCCGATATCGCCGATGCCGAAGCGGCCATCCGGCGGATCAACGACGCCGGCGTAGCGGCCGTCAACCTGGAGGGCGTTGCGCGGCTCCTGCTGCGCGCGGAATCGGTGGCCTCCTCGCGGATAGAGGGCGTCAACGCCGGTCCGCACCGCCTGCTCCAGGCCGAAGCCATCCTGGCCCGCGGCGGTGATGCCGCCGATCGCGCGGCGGTCGAAGTGCTCGGCAACATCGCGGCCATGGAAGCCGCGATCGCGATCGGCACCACGACAAGCCCCATCACGCTCGACGATCTGCTGGCGATCCACGACGCCCTGATGGCGCAGTCGTCCACGCCCCACCTTGGCGGACGCGTACGGACCACGCAGAACTGGATCGGCGGACGCGCCTTCAACCCGTGCAGCGCGAGCTTCGTGCCGCCCCCGCCCGATCGCGTGCTCGCCCTGCTCGACGACCTCCTCGCGTACATGAACGGCGACGACCATTCCCCTGTCGTCCAGGCCGCACTCGTCCACGCGCAGTTCGAAACGATTCACCCGTTCGGCGACGGAAACGGGCGCGCCGGACGCGCGCTCATCCATGTGGTGCTCCGCCGGCGCGGACTCTCGCCTCGATTCGTGCCGCCCGTCAGCCGCGCGCTTGCCGCGTGGGCGACCGAGTACGTGGCGGGACTCACGACGTTCCGGCATCGCGGCGCCGCCGACAGCGCCCAACGATCCGCCGGCGCACAGGCGTGGCTGCGGACCTTTGCCGCGGCGGTCCGGCTGTCGTGCGCGGACGCCGAGGCGTATGCCGCGAAGGTGCGCGTGCTGACCGACGACTGGCATCGCCGCCTCGGACGCGTGCGCGCCGCGTCGGCTGTCGACCTGCTGCTGGGCGTGCTGCCGGGCACTCCTGTCCTGACCGTGGAATCGGCAGCGCACCTGATCGACAGATCGACGATGAGGGCCGGTGAAGCCGTGAATCGCCTGGCCAACGCCGGTATATTGCGCCAGCGCAACGTCGGCCGACGGCGATATCGCGTATTCGAGGCGGAGGATGTCGTCCGGCACCTCGCGGAGCTGGATGAGGGATGA
- the pcnB gene encoding polynucleotide adenylyltransferase PcnB, which translates to MVTPIVVARSEHGLSRQDIDPDALRVLYRLHASGFEAYLVGGSVRDLLLHRRPKDFDIGTSARPHDVKRLFRNCWIIGRRFRLAHVRFGPKTIEVATFRKQVTDTPEAQEQHFRPDHPDEGDLPVVATPSSDVPAEVLDRPIQRDNEYGSPEEDAFRRDFTVNALFYDIGTFSIIDYTGGLEDLERRVIRCIGDPDVRFVEDPVRMLRALVLAARLDFDVDQAVVDAIERKASLIAQASSARLLEEYYKILRSGHARSCFDHLADRGLLEHMSPELLNDDGPLTDAFDAIDAYRKRFDDAPATMSNPILAGTLLLPLGLLRDDGHRYRYRHHDDGEREAPHMLGQMQVARKDIEKLRHLLALQKRLLDTDAPARVQRALMHRSAFRDALTWLDIHGEHPDVVEHWERLLLEDPPAPAAEEDGPTRRRRPRRRRRQ; encoded by the coding sequence GTGGTCACTCCAATTGTCGTCGCGAGAAGCGAACATGGCCTCTCGCGCCAGGACATCGACCCCGATGCCCTCCGGGTCCTCTACCGTCTGCACGCGTCCGGCTTCGAGGCGTATCTCGTCGGAGGCAGCGTACGCGATCTGCTGCTCCATCGTCGTCCCAAGGACTTCGACATCGGCACCAGCGCGCGTCCGCACGACGTCAAGCGCCTCTTCCGTAACTGCTGGATCATCGGCCGCCGCTTCCGCCTCGCGCACGTGCGCTTCGGTCCGAAGACCATCGAAGTGGCGACGTTCCGCAAGCAGGTGACCGATACGCCCGAGGCGCAGGAACAGCACTTCCGGCCCGACCATCCCGACGAGGGCGACCTGCCCGTGGTCGCCACGCCGAGTTCCGACGTCCCGGCCGAGGTGCTGGATCGTCCGATCCAGCGCGACAACGAATACGGCTCACCGGAAGAGGACGCCTTCCGCCGCGACTTCACCGTCAACGCGCTCTTCTACGACATCGGGACCTTCTCCATCATCGACTACACGGGCGGCCTCGAGGATCTCGAGCGTCGCGTGATCCGCTGCATCGGCGATCCCGACGTGCGATTCGTCGAGGACCCCGTGCGCATGCTGCGCGCGCTCGTGCTCGCCGCGCGTCTCGATTTCGACGTGGATCAGGCGGTGGTGGACGCGATCGAACGGAAGGCATCGCTCATCGCGCAGGCCTCGTCAGCGCGATTGCTCGAGGAGTACTACAAGATCCTGCGCAGCGGTCACGCGCGCTCATGCTTCGATCACCTGGCCGATCGCGGCCTGCTGGAGCACATGTCGCCGGAGTTGCTGAACGACGATGGGCCGCTGACAGACGCGTTCGACGCGATCGACGCGTATCGCAAGCGCTTCGACGATGCGCCGGCCACGATGAGCAATCCGATCCTCGCGGGCACGCTGCTGCTGCCACTCGGACTGCTCCGCGACGATGGTCATCGCTACAGGTATCGGCACCACGACGATGGGGAGCGCGAGGCGCCGCACATGCTCGGGCAGATGCAGGTGGCGCGCAAGGACATCGAGAAGCTGCGTCACCTGCTCGCGCTGCAGAAACGTCTGCTCGACACCGACGCACCCGCGCGCGTGCAGCGCGCCCTGATGCACCGCAGCGCGTTCCGCGACGCCCTCACGTGGCTCGACATCCACGGCGAGCATCCGGACGTGGTCGAGCATTGGGAACGCCTCCTGCTCGAGGACCCGCCAGCGCCTGCCGCCGAAGAGGATGGTCCGACACGTCGCCGCCGTCCGAGACGACGCCGGCGACAGTGA
- a CDS encoding M23 family metallopeptidase — translation MTKRTLPLALSTVVALAGCASQPAPQASTTTLAAVQVQEHATRLIEARVPRNATLASLLRAHEVSDDIVNHFVESARKRFDLRRLRADRPYRLQVGLDGAIREFTYQIDADKFLKVVGGEETADAPPQFDVQVLQYEKHKALMSIRGEISRETPSLIAAVNAAGEGISLALEFAHVFEGEVDFGNELQPGDSFEILFEKVVREGEFGGYGDIVAARFTTSGRSFEAFRYALPGQKADYYDGDGRSMRRFFLKSPLKFEPRVTSGFSFRRLHPVLKTARAHRGVDYGAPSGAPVLSVASGTVVRAGWTNGGGNSVYVKHDNGYETRYLHFSRIAGGLRAGMRVSQGELIGYVGSTGLATGPHLHYELLKGGVHVNPLDEHRKLPPGQPIPAGALDAYIAHRDRQAWRFAGSPDRPLGQLARAVRPDTALAGGN, via the coding sequence GTGACGAAGCGAACCCTCCCCCTCGCCCTCTCGACCGTCGTGGCCCTGGCCGGCTGTGCCTCGCAGCCGGCGCCGCAGGCGTCGACCACCACGCTGGCCGCCGTGCAGGTGCAGGAACACGCCACGCGCCTCATCGAGGCGCGCGTGCCCCGCAATGCCACGCTGGCAAGCCTGCTGCGCGCCCACGAAGTCAGCGACGACATCGTCAATCACTTCGTCGAGAGCGCGAGAAAGCGTTTCGACCTCCGGCGCCTCCGCGCGGATCGGCCGTATCGGCTGCAGGTCGGCCTCGACGGGGCCATCCGCGAGTTCACCTACCAGATCGACGCCGACAAGTTCCTGAAGGTGGTGGGTGGCGAGGAGACGGCCGACGCCCCGCCGCAGTTCGACGTCCAGGTGCTGCAGTACGAGAAGCACAAGGCGTTGATGTCGATTCGCGGCGAGATTTCGCGCGAAACGCCGTCGCTCATCGCTGCCGTCAACGCCGCCGGCGAGGGCATCAGCCTCGCGCTCGAGTTCGCGCACGTGTTCGAGGGCGAGGTCGACTTCGGCAACGAGCTACAGCCGGGCGATTCCTTCGAGATTCTGTTCGAAAAGGTGGTTCGCGAAGGCGAGTTCGGCGGCTACGGCGACATCGTCGCGGCACGCTTCACGACGAGCGGACGCAGCTTCGAGGCGTTCCGGTATGCCCTGCCGGGCCAGAAGGCCGACTATTACGACGGCGACGGCCGGTCGATGCGCCGCTTCTTCCTGAAGTCGCCGCTGAAGTTCGAGCCGCGCGTCACGTCGGGGTTCTCCTTCCGCCGGCTGCACCCCGTGCTGAAGACGGCCCGCGCGCATCGCGGTGTCGACTACGGCGCCCCGAGCGGCGCGCCGGTGCTGTCGGTGGCAAGCGGGACCGTCGTGCGTGCGGGTTGGACCAACGGCGGCGGCAACTCGGTCTACGTCAAGCACGACAACGGGTACGAAACGCGCTACCTGCACTTCTCCCGGATCGCGGGCGGGCTGCGTGCGGGCATGCGCGTCTCGCAGGGTGAACTGATCGGCTACGTCGGCTCCACGGGCCTGGCGACCGGACCGCACCTGCACTACGAGCTCCTCAAGGGCGGCGTCCACGTGAACCCCCTCGACGAGCACCGCAAGCTGCCCCCAGGCCAGCCGATCCCCGCCGGGGCGCTGGACGCCTACATCGCCCACCGTGACCGGCAGGCCTGGCGTTTCGCCGGCTCACCGGACCGTCCGCTGGGTCAGCTCGCCCGTGCCGTCAGGCCGGACACGGCACTCGCCGGCGGCAACTGA
- the polA gene encoding DNA polymerase I codes for MSQRPILFLIDGNNQMYRAYHAIRGLTGPDGKSTNAVYGFVTMLRKLVADHRPTHVAAAFDLAGPTFRSAMQADYKANRAPMPPDLVEQVPLVHEACEAMGVRVLTQTTYEADDVIATLALRGVAAGFDAAIVTGDKDFFQLVDGHVRVYNPRDEGAWFDGEGVLTKFGVRPDQVVDVLALMGDAVDNVKGVPGIGEKGARELIATHGTLDALLAAAATLPQKRYREALLAHADDARLGRDMVRLHVDVPVDVELEALRYVGPDQPRCYDLFSRLGFKSLVTEFAPTAADVARAYEICGDAEDLRALAARVVDAGHCALHIVTDERPAMQASLVGLAIGLGEGRAWYVPLHHTSLDASPNVPMSQVRDILGPVIATSTIAKTGHDLKAATIVLARHGVTLAGIRDDVMLASYVHDAATSAHAIETLALDRLGYRAMDTEQLRGKGVRALPMSQVAVEHMTTWACERADVEVPLTADLRRTLEDEGLTRVYEDFELALLPALCAIEEAGIRVDTAVLAALSTRMDAELETRSARIYELAGSTFNINSPKQLGEVLFERMQLPVLKRTGKERTASTAAEVLEELALTHDIAREILDWRAMMKLKGTYVDALPLLVHPETGRVHTTFNQAVAATGRLSSSDPNLQNIPIRTELGREIRAAFVAEPGHVLISADYSQIELRVLAHMAQEQSLIDAFRRGDDIHDQTSARVFGADSGLGTHELRRRAKIINYALLYGKTAFTLARDIGVTQQAAQAFIDAYFAGYPSVRRFIDETIAQARDTGTVSTLYGRRRRVPELASRNGQIRAAAERVTVNLPIQGTAADILKRAMIDLQQALPSVPGLRMILTVHDELVFEVPESAADAAVALVKHHMEHAVALDVPLDVDVGVGPTWRAAKA; via the coding sequence GACGGCAAGTCCACCAACGCCGTCTACGGCTTCGTGACGATGCTGCGGAAGCTCGTCGCCGATCACAGGCCCACGCACGTGGCCGCCGCATTCGATCTCGCGGGTCCGACGTTCCGCTCCGCGATGCAGGCCGACTACAAGGCCAACCGCGCGCCGATGCCACCGGACCTCGTCGAGCAGGTGCCTCTCGTCCACGAGGCGTGCGAAGCGATGGGCGTGCGCGTCCTCACGCAGACGACGTACGAGGCCGACGACGTGATCGCCACGCTGGCGCTGCGCGGCGTGGCCGCCGGGTTCGACGCGGCGATCGTCACCGGCGACAAGGACTTCTTCCAGCTCGTGGATGGACACGTGCGCGTGTACAACCCGCGCGACGAGGGTGCATGGTTCGACGGGGAGGGCGTGCTGACGAAGTTCGGCGTGCGTCCGGACCAGGTGGTCGACGTGCTCGCGCTCATGGGCGATGCCGTCGACAACGTGAAGGGCGTTCCGGGCATCGGCGAGAAGGGCGCCCGTGAACTGATCGCCACGCACGGTACGCTCGACGCGCTGCTGGCCGCCGCGGCAACGCTTCCGCAAAAGCGCTATCGCGAGGCGCTGCTCGCGCACGCCGATGACGCGCGGCTCGGCAGGGACATGGTTCGCCTGCACGTCGACGTGCCCGTCGACGTCGAGCTCGAGGCGCTGCGCTACGTGGGCCCCGACCAGCCGCGCTGCTACGACCTCTTCAGCCGGCTCGGATTCAAGTCGCTCGTCACAGAGTTCGCGCCGACGGCCGCCGACGTCGCGCGTGCGTACGAGATCTGCGGCGACGCCGAGGATCTGCGCGCGCTCGCCGCGCGTGTCGTCGACGCCGGCCACTGCGCGCTCCACATCGTCACCGACGAACGGCCCGCGATGCAGGCAAGTCTCGTGGGGCTCGCCATCGGGCTCGGCGAGGGACGCGCGTGGTACGTGCCGTTGCACCATACGTCGCTCGACGCGTCGCCGAACGTGCCGATGTCGCAGGTGCGCGACATCCTCGGCCCCGTGATCGCGACTTCGACGATCGCCAAGACGGGGCACGACCTCAAGGCTGCAACTATCGTGCTCGCACGGCATGGCGTCACGCTTGCCGGCATCAGAGACGATGTGATGCTGGCCAGCTATGTGCACGACGCGGCGACGTCGGCGCATGCGATCGAGACACTGGCGCTCGACAGGCTCGGGTACAGGGCCATGGACACCGAGCAGCTGCGCGGGAAAGGCGTGCGTGCGCTGCCGATGTCGCAGGTGGCGGTCGAGCACATGACGACGTGGGCGTGCGAACGCGCCGACGTCGAGGTGCCGCTCACAGCCGACCTGCGGCGCACCCTCGAGGACGAGGGCCTCACGCGCGTCTACGAGGACTTCGAACTGGCGCTGCTGCCGGCGCTCTGCGCGATCGAGGAAGCCGGCATCCGTGTCGACACCGCCGTGCTCGCCGCGCTGTCGACGCGCATGGACGCGGAGCTCGAGACGCGATCGGCGCGCATCTACGAGCTGGCGGGCTCGACGTTCAACATCAACTCGCCGAAGCAGCTCGGTGAGGTCCTCTTCGAGCGGATGCAGTTGCCGGTGCTCAAGCGCACGGGCAAGGAGCGGACGGCGTCGACGGCGGCGGAGGTGCTCGAAGAGCTCGCGCTCACGCACGACATCGCCCGCGAGATCCTCGACTGGCGCGCGATGATGAAGCTGAAAGGCACGTACGTCGACGCGCTGCCGCTGCTCGTCCATCCGGAGACGGGCCGCGTCCACACGACGTTCAACCAGGCCGTCGCCGCCACGGGGCGCCTGAGCAGCAGCGACCCGAACCTCCAGAACATCCCGATCCGCACCGAGCTCGGACGCGAGATCCGCGCGGCGTTCGTCGCCGAGCCGGGCCACGTGCTGATCTCGGCGGATTACTCGCAGATCGAGCTGCGCGTCCTTGCGCACATGGCGCAGGAGCAGAGCCTGATCGACGCGTTCCGGCGTGGCGACGACATCCACGACCAGACGTCGGCGCGCGTGTTCGGCGCCGACAGCGGGCTCGGCACGCACGAACTGCGGCGACGGGCCAAGATCATCAACTACGCGCTGCTCTACGGGAAGACGGCGTTCACGCTCGCGCGCGACATCGGCGTCACGCAGCAGGCGGCGCAGGCGTTCATCGATGCGTATTTCGCCGGTTACCCGTCTGTGCGCCGGTTCATCGACGAGACCATCGCGCAGGCACGTGACACGGGGACGGTCAGTACGCTCTACGGTCGCCGTCGGCGCGTGCCGGAGCTCGCCAGCCGCAACGGCCAGATCCGCGCCGCCGCCGAACGCGTCACCGTGAACTTGCCCATTCAGGGCACCGCGGCAGACATCCTCAAGCGCGCGATGATCGACCTCCAGCAGGCGCTGCCCTCGGTGCCGGGGCTGCGGATGATCCTCACCGTCCACGACGAGTTGGTGTTCGAGGTACCCGAGAGCGCCGCGGACGCCGCCGTGGCGCTCGTGAAGCACCACATGGAGCACGCCGTCGCGCTCGACGTCCCCCTGGACGTCGACGTCGGCGTCGGCCCCACATGGCGCGCAGCGAAGGCGTAA
- a CDS encoding DUF1015 domain-containing protein, translating into MALVRPFCAIRPRPELAADIASVPYDVVNTDEARALAEAKPNSFLHVSRGEIDLPAATSPYADEVYTRAWETFEAFRSSVLVQDRTPRLYVYRLRMGDHVQTGVAGAFSIDEYRRGLIVKHERTRKDKEDDRTRHITELRAQTGPVLLTFRDTPDAAAAIAAVTSGTPLYDFVADDGVAHTVWQADEAQAGALQSAIADVPHLYIADGHHRAASAARAQEALGAEADEEGAFVLAVAFPDSQMRILPYHRVVKDLNGHIPEAFLTVLSQRFPMVAGSPAPSRKGECGVFIRGKWYTLTLGDDTTDASDPIATLDVSRLQDQVLAPVLGIEDPRTDARVDFVGGIRGTSELERLVNTKKAEVAFSMYPVTLAELMAIADAGAIMPPKSTWFEPKLRDGLLIHEI; encoded by the coding sequence ATGGCTCTCGTTCGTCCGTTCTGTGCAATCCGCCCCCGCCCCGAGCTCGCCGCCGACATCGCCTCGGTCCCCTACGACGTGGTCAACACCGATGAAGCGCGTGCGTTGGCCGAGGCGAAGCCCAACAGCTTTCTGCACGTGTCGCGCGGGGAGATCGACCTGCCGGCGGCCACCTCCCCCTACGCCGACGAGGTGTATACCCGCGCGTGGGAGACGTTCGAGGCCTTCAGGTCGAGTGTGCTCGTACAGGACCGCACGCCGCGGCTCTACGTCTATCGCCTCCGCATGGGCGACCACGTGCAGACGGGCGTGGCCGGTGCGTTCTCGATCGACGAGTACCGCCGCGGCCTCATCGTGAAGCACGAGCGGACGCGGAAGGACAAGGAAGACGACCGCACGCGGCACATCACCGAGTTGCGCGCGCAGACGGGACCGGTGCTCCTGACGTTTCGCGACACGCCGGACGCCGCAGCCGCGATCGCCGCCGTGACGTCGGGCACGCCGCTCTACGACTTCGTGGCCGATGACGGGGTGGCGCACACCGTATGGCAGGCAGACGAGGCGCAGGCAGGGGCGCTGCAGTCGGCGATTGCCGACGTGCCGCATCTCTACATCGCCGACGGGCACCATCGCGCGGCGAGCGCCGCGCGTGCGCAGGAGGCGCTTGGCGCCGAGGCCGACGAGGAGGGCGCGTTCGTCCTCGCGGTGGCGTTCCCCGACTCGCAGATGCGCATCCTGCCGTACCACCGCGTGGTGAAGGATCTGAACGGCCACATACCCGAAGCGTTCCTCACGGTCCTGTCGCAGCGATTTCCGATGGTGGCCGGATCGCCCGCGCCGTCGCGCAAGGGCGAGTGCGGCGTCTTCATCCGCGGCAAGTGGTACACGCTCACGCTCGGCGACGACACGACCGACGCGTCCGATCCGATCGCCACGCTCGACGTGTCGCGCCTGCAGGATCAGGTGCTCGCGCCCGTGCTCGGCATCGAGGATCCACGCACCGACGCGCGCGTCGACTTCGTGGGCGGCATCCGCGGCACGAGCGAACTCGAACGGCTGGTCAACACGAAAAAGGCGGAGGTCGCCTTCTCGATGTACCCGGTTACGCTCGCCGAGCTGATGGCCATTGCCGACGCGGGTGCGATCATGCCGCCCAAGTCGACGTGGTTCGAGCCGAAGCTGCGCGACGGGCTGCTGATTCACGAAATCTAG
- the serC gene encoding 3-phosphoserine/phosphohydroxythreonine transaminase, translating into MVPATVQRLFNFSSGPAVLPEPVLLEAQRDLFMLPGVGMSVMELSHRSKPFERILGEAEATLREVAAIPDTHAVLFLQGGASLQFSMVPMNLLTEGRSADLVVTGVWGEKALVEARKVGTVRVAGSTESEGFRRVPRQDELQLDPAAAYVHVTTNNTIYGTQWRDLPDTSDVPLVADASSDIFSAPTDVSRFGVLYAGGQKNLGPSGVTVVVIRRDLLERSATLLPSMLSYALHAANGSRYNTPNTFGIYILGLVARWMRDEGGLAALATRNARKAAALYAEIDRTGFYTGYAEPSSRSLMNVTFRLSSEALDEAFAADAARAGLDGLKGHRSTGGLRASIYNAFPEAGVDALVQFMREFERTKG; encoded by the coding sequence ATGGTGCCGGCGACTGTCCAACGGCTGTTCAACTTCTCGTCCGGGCCCGCCGTGCTGCCCGAGCCCGTGTTGCTCGAAGCGCAGCGTGACCTGTTCATGCTGCCCGGTGTCGGCATGTCGGTGATGGAGCTCAGCCATCGATCGAAGCCGTTCGAGCGCATCCTCGGTGAGGCGGAGGCGACACTGCGCGAGGTGGCCGCCATCCCGGATACGCACGCGGTGCTCTTCCTCCAGGGCGGCGCCAGCCTGCAGTTCTCGATGGTGCCGATGAATCTCCTCACCGAGGGACGCAGCGCGGACCTCGTGGTCACGGGCGTGTGGGGCGAGAAGGCGCTCGTCGAGGCGCGGAAGGTCGGCACGGTCCGCGTGGCCGGCTCCACGGAATCCGAGGGCTTCAGGCGCGTGCCGCGACAGGACGAACTGCAGCTCGATCCCGCGGCGGCCTACGTCCACGTCACGACGAACAACACGATCTACGGCACGCAGTGGCGTGACCTGCCGGATACGAGCGACGTGCCGCTCGTGGCAGACGCGTCGTCGGACATCTTCAGCGCGCCGACTGACGTGTCGCGGTTCGGCGTGCTCTACGCCGGTGGACAGAAGAACCTCGGTCCGTCCGGCGTCACCGTCGTGGTGATCCGGCGTGACCTCCTCGAACGGTCGGCGACGTTGCTTCCGTCGATGCTGAGTTACGCGTTGCATGCGGCCAACGGGTCCCGCTACAACACGCCCAACACGTTCGGGATTTACATCCTCGGCCTCGTGGCGCGCTGGATGCGCGACGAGGGCGGCCTTGCCGCGCTTGCCACGCGCAACGCGCGCAAGGCAGCGGCCCTCTACGCCGAGATCGATCGCACGGGCTTCTACACGGGCTACGCCGAACCATCGTCGCGCTCGCTCATGAACGTGACGTTCCGGTTGTCGAGCGAGGCGCTCGACGAGGCGTTCGCGGCCGACGCGGCGCGCGCGGGGCTCGACGGCCTGAAGGGCCATCGTTCGACAGGCGGTCTCCGCGCGTCCATCTACAACGCGTTCCCCGAAGCGGGCGTCGATGCCCTCGTTCAGTTCATGCGCGAGTTCGAACGCACGAAGGGCTAG
- a CDS encoding TonB-dependent receptor, with protein MLRIRSFVLVTTGLAASLGVASAGQSPADLRVRVLDALGDPIAGASALLEAEGRPSGRAAITGADGIALIAVPAVTGVVTVRVSAPGFGEHIDVVQPGTAAMEVRLAPAARAEQVTVTAGRRPVRGTELPADATVLSRRDLEVVAAGTIDDVLRLTPGFSLFRRSPSRTANPTTQGVTLRGLSASGASRTLVLADGVPLNDPFGGWVSWDRVPQVAIDRVEVVRGGASDLYGADAAGGVIQVLSVEPASPVLRALVEGGTQKTGRLSALAGTRRGATSGVISAEWSSTEGAIPIAPEIRGPIDTPAGVESTVLSGSVSFAMHHAWRASVRGQVFDEERTNGTPLQDNDTNQRQASAEVFGNGRWGDLRVRGFMAGQGYDQAFSAVNAARVGETLSSRQRVAASVRGGSAEYVRAMGRVVLLAGGDVRRVEGDMVERRQTGAPTMADGRQDTLGGFAQATWAATSRLVIVGGLRADSIDVDTTPGGRRSIDAISPKGSIAWSGPGAISLRASGYRAFRAPTLNERLRSFRAGNALTQNNPALEPERVTGGDASVAWEPRRVSLRATLFTARLDDAITNVTLSTTPSLITRERRNAGRIDARGLEVEGRVQVLSSLSLGGTVAWTRSRFGQSDEPGLEGNRVPQVPTAQGGVDVRWLPFSASTLAAQVRWIGTQFDDDRNQFALGKAVVADLLGEHRFADALRGFVAIENLFDADYDTGRSPQRTVGPPRRVRAGVRVAF; from the coding sequence ATGTTGCGTATTCGCTCATTCGTCCTTGTCACCACGGGTCTCGCCGCCTCGCTCGGTGTTGCGTCGGCGGGACAGTCCCCGGCTGACCTTCGCGTGCGGGTGCTCGACGCGCTGGGCGATCCGATCGCCGGCGCCAGCGCGCTGCTCGAAGCCGAGGGGCGCCCCAGCGGTCGCGCCGCCATCACCGGCGCCGACGGCATCGCCCTGATCGCCGTGCCGGCGGTGACAGGTGTGGTCACCGTGCGCGTCTCCGCGCCGGGATTCGGCGAACACATCGACGTCGTGCAGCCGGGGACCGCCGCGATGGAGGTGAGGCTGGCGCCTGCCGCGCGTGCCGAGCAGGTGACCGTCACGGCTGGCCGTCGCCCCGTGCGCGGCACCGAACTGCCCGCCGACGCCACGGTGCTCTCGCGACGCGACCTCGAAGTCGTCGCGGCAGGCACCATCGACGACGTGCTGCGGCTCACGCCCGGCTTCTCGCTCTTCCGCCGCTCACCCTCGCGCACGGCCAACCCGACGACGCAGGGCGTGACGTTGCGCGGGCTGTCCGCCTCGGGCGCGAGCCGGACGCTGGTGCTCGCCGACGGTGTTCCGCTGAACGATCCCTTCGGCGGCTGGGTGAGCTGGGATCGCGTGCCGCAGGTGGCCATCGATCGCGTGGAGGTCGTGCGCGGCGGCGCGAGCGACCTCTATGGCGCCGACGCGGCTGGCGGCGTGATCCAGGTGCTGTCTGTCGAGCCCGCGTCGCCGGTGCTGCGTGCGCTCGTCGAGGGCGGCACGCAGAAGACGGGCCGGCTGTCGGCGCTCGCGGGGACGCGTCGTGGCGCGACGAGCGGCGTGATCTCGGCGGAGTGGAGCAGCACGGAGGGCGCGATTCCCATCGCGCCGGAGATTCGCGGCCCGATCGACACGCCGGCCGGTGTCGAGTCGACGGTCCTGTCCGGCAGCGTGAGCTTCGCCATGCACCACGCGTGGCGCGCGTCGGTGCGCGGCCAGGTGTTCGACGAGGAACGCACCAACGGCACGCCACTCCAGGACAACGACACGAACCAGCGGCAGGCGAGCGCGGAGGTGTTCGGCAACGGCAGGTGGGGCGACCTCCGCGTGCGCGGCTTCATGGCGGGCCAGGGCTACGACCAGGCGTTCTCGGCCGTCAACGCCGCGCGCGTCGGCGAGACGCTCAGTTCGCGGCAGCGTGTGGCCGCCAGCGTGCGTGGCGGCTCGGCCGAGTACGTGCGTGCGATGGGGCGTGTTGTGCTGCTGGCCGGCGGTGACGTGCGCCGCGTCGAGGGGGACATGGTCGAGCGCCGCCAGACAGGTGCGCCGACAATGGCCGATGGCCGTCAGGACACGCTGGGCGGGTTCGCGCAGGCGACCTGGGCCGCGACGTCGCGCCTGGTGATCGTCGGCGGGCTTCGCGCCGACTCGATCGACGTCGACACGACGCCAGGCGGTCGTCGCTCCATCGACGCGATCTCGCCCAAGGGGTCGATCGCGTGGAGTGGGCCCGGGGCGATCTCGCTGCGTGCGAGTGGCTATCGCGCGTTCCGGGCGCCCACGCTCAACGAGCGCCTGCGATCGTTCCGCGCGGGCAACGCGCTCACGCAGAACAACCCGGCGCTCGAACCCGAGCGCGTCACGGGCGGCGACGCATCCGTGGCGTGGGAACCACGCCGCGTGTCGCTGCGTGCCACGCTCTTCACGGCGCGCCTGGACGATGCGATCACGAACGTGACGTTGAGCACGACGCCATCGCTCATCACGCGCGAACGGCGCAACGCCGGCCGTATCGATGCGCGCGGACTCGAGGTCGAGGGTCGCGTCCAGGTGCTGTCGTCGCTGTCGCTGGGGGGAACGGTCGCGTGGACGCGTTCACGGTTCGGCCAGTCCGACGAACCCGGCCTCGAAGGCAACCGGGTGCCGCAGGTGCCGACGGCGCAGGGTGGCGTGGACGTGCGCTGGCTGCCGTTCAGTGCGTCGACGCTCGCGGCGCAGGTGCGCTGGATCGGCACACAGTTCGACGACGACAGGAACCAGTTCGCGCTCGGGAAGGCCGTGGTCGCCGACCTGCTGGGAGAGCACCGCTTCGCCGACGCACTTCGCGGCTTCGTCGCGATCGAGAACCTGTTTGACGCCGATTACGACACGGGCCGCAGTCCGCAGCGGACCGTCGGCCCGCCGCGTCGCGTGCGGGCGGGTGTCAGGGTCGCGTTCTGA